tgtaatccatggcttctggttgggctatgtacgtacggtcactgtggggacgatgtcatcgatgcacgtattgatgaagccagtgactgatgtggtgtactcctcaatgccatcggaggaatccagggaacatattccagtctgtgatagcaaaacagtcctgtaatttagcatctgcttcatttgaccactttttattgatctagtcactggtgcttcctgctttaatttttgcttgtaagctggaatcaggaggatagaattatggtcagatttgaaggGCGATGGAGAGTTTTGTATTCTttcctgtgtgtggagtaaaggtggtccagagttttttctctctctggttgcacatttaacatgctgatagaaatttggtaaaatggatttaagtttccctgcattaaagtccccggctactaggatcGCCGCCTCTGggagagcattttcttgtttgcttatgacggAATACAGCTccttcaatgctgtcttagtgccagcctcagtctgtggtggtatgtaaacagctacgaaaaatacagatgaaaactctctaggtagatagtgtgttttacagcttatcatgaaatgctctacctcaggcgagcaatagctcgagacttccttagatatcgtgcaccagctgttatttacaacaatacatagtctgccgccccttgtgttaccagatgccgctgttctgtcctgctgatacagcgtataaccagccagctgtatgttgatagtgtcgtcattcagccacaactccgtgaagcataagatattacagttttgaatgtcccgttggtagtttaatcttccacgtaggtcatcgattttattctccagattgcacgtttgctagcagaatggaaggaagtgggggtttattcgatcgcctacgaattctcaggaggcagcccgccctctggccactttttctccacctcctcttcacgcaaatcacgggtatctgggcctgttcccgagaaagcagtgtATCAAAAatgattctgccagtccgtggtgagtaatcgctgtcctgatgtccagaagttattttcggtcataagagaaggtagcggcaacattatgtacaaaatatgtaaaaaaaaataagttacaaacaatgcaaacaaacaaacaaaaaaactaaataggttggggacacgtaaaacgtcagccctcttctccggcgccattttatactattgtgcactctatagggattcacttttgaccagagcactatgagTACTATAGTGCACTCTATGGGGAATAACTTTTGACCAAAGTActatagtgcactctatagggattaacttttgaccagagcactatgagtactatagtgcactctatagggaataacttttgaccagagcactatgagtactatagtgcactctatagggaataacttttgaccacagccctatgagtactatagtgcactctatagggaataacttttgaccagagctctatgtgtactatagtgcactctatagggaataaggtTTTATTTGGGACGCACATTGAGACTACGGGGAGGCTGTGGCCACCCTTACTCTCCAGGGGTTTGCAGGGTATTTGAAGCTAGATACAGTCATGTATACAAAGTCTATAGGGTGAGTTTGTACAACTGCACTGTAGTCTTGGGTCCTGTAAATCCATACCTTTCATATGCTTGCAATTAGGCTCTGTCTATACAACTGTATGTTTATAGAGCGGTGCAATCAATGTATTTGTGGGAGGGTGTTATGGGGAGTTCCTAACGGAAATGGCTGAGTGGTCATTTTGGTGGATTTGCCACCTGTTTTTCATTTGGAAACGTAAACGGTTGTCTGTGATTTATATCAGGGTTCTGTATACACTCATTCTATATTTTAATATAATTCTTTGCATAGAATTGAACAAACAAGGAGTTCCTTTTCAGAATGGAAGTCAGCTCAAAATGTGTTCATTTCCAGGGCGATATAATGAGCTATAAAGACAGTTTAAATGATCTTCACATCCTGCTAGTTTAAGTGCAATCTAATGCTATACATTATTTCTTTGTTTACTAGAATGCACGTAAAGTTCTGGACTTTATTAATGAATCAGCGTTGATGTCGTTCTCTTACTCTACGAGAGGGTTTTACTTTGTTAAAactgaagtaagcatttcactgtaaacacctattctattcggcgcatgtgacaaaaaacatttaatttgattttaattAAGTGTATGTGCCTAATTGTTGAGAGAGGCTAGCCTATATGCATTACTCAAATATTTCCTGTCTAACAAGGATGTGttcatttttagacatttttagacATGGGAAACAGTCAAGGTATATCTTCAGGTTGGGTGACTTAGACACAGAGCAGTGAAGGCGTTCACAGTATTGAAAGCCTTGTCATGATTGGATGATATTGATGTTAGAGATATGTTGTCCCTTACTTACTttaccttcccctctctctgtctcttcatttgatttgattatctctgtctcttctctctgtctcttctctctgtctcttctccctggctcttctctctgtctcttctctctgtctcttctctctgtctcttctctatgtctcttctctctgtcccctctctctgtctcttctctctgtctgtttgagtGCCAACCGAAACATTTTTAACTTTAATTGGTTATTTAATTCTTACCAGCCACCTACAGCCGCTAGCCTTGGAGCagaccctctgctcctctcccctctctatcctcaGGTGTACATGATGTTGAGATGGATCTGTTGTCCCAGGACTcaccccctgtcctctctctctctccccaggtacCAGGCAGCTCAGTGGGGTCGCCGGGTGccgcctcctccccctccacgTCGTCACAGCGGCAACGTCAACGCATCACCCGCGTCAACCTCAGGGACTTCATCTTCTACAtggagcaggagaaagagacagcccACTCACTTCTGCTCTACCGGGCTCTGCTCAAGTAGCACCCTCTCCCTCCCagcaccctcctctctctcccttaccatCTCCTTCTACCCCTGCAACGTGCCTTCAATCGGGTCAGATGTTTCAGCTCAGTGTCTGTGTTGTGATGTTGATATTAATGTAGCTTTTGATATAAAGGCTagagaaaaaacaaataaaatgtattgtatgtgtcTTTATCTGTTTTAGCTTCATGATAAATACACTGAGtaccaaacattaagagcaccttcctaatattgccctTTTGCCTTTTGCCCCCAGACCAACTCAGTTTGTCGGGGTATTGACTCTACAAGGAGTCGAaagtattccacagggatgctggcccatgttgactccaatgcttcccacagttgtcaagttggctggatgtccttttggtggtggaccattcttgatacacactggaaactgttgagtgtgaaaaacccagcagcgttgcagttcttgacataaaccggtgcgcctggcacctactatcataccctgttcaaaggcacttaaatcttttgttttgaccattcaccctctgaatggcacacacacaatccatgtctcaaaaatccttctttaacctgtctattccccttcatctaaactgattgaagtggatttaacaagtgacatcaataagggatcatagctttcacctggagtcacctggtcatggaaagagcaggtgttcttaatgttttgtacactcagtgtatatgtatttAGAGTGTTGAATTTAAGGCCATGGTGATGCAAACTCCTTGGGTATTATTGGGACTGGGTTTTTAAGGAGAGATGTGTTTTTGTGTCTAAGGACCTGAGCCAGTACTTTTTCCCATGTCAGTTGTAAATTTGATGTCCCAGGTGAAATACTGAATGAACCATCTCAAAGTGATTTTCTTTAAAATAATCATATTCTGAACTTAATACAGCCTACAATATTCTCTAGAACTTATTTGTTGAACAAAGTTTAGTGAATATAGTTACACAAAACTAACAAGTCATAGAGGGGTCTGATTCTTTATACCAGAAACTTACCAGAGCAGCTTTTTGGAAAGTTTATCTTCAAGAAATGAATTACAGCATAACAGAAATCGAGCTctttaaatgtaaatattaattttGAATACTTTTAAACAGTATGTATGACATTTTTACCACATGTAATGTTAATTACTCAGTACTGAGATATTCTGTAAATTCATGTGCATTGAAATTTgttatgatgttattttatttggatccccattagctgacgccaTGACGACAGCTAGTCTACCTGGGGTCCGACACgaaacgaaaaagacattacagacaaaaatactttataatttacatacagtacacttaaaaaacatgaacaaatgtaaaatatctgaaaggtaaCATTTAACTGTCATTAGGAAAAATTGTATTCTTTGTATTCTTTCACTTTATAAACTTTGTTTTAatgcaatgcagatagtccaaTCCAATCCAACAGGTCAATAATTAAACAATGGTCAGAGTTACCACAGTCCACCAATATTGTGGATTCTGGCCAGTCACCCTCATTGAGCAATGCACAGTAGTCTCTCTGTACCCAAACGTATGGAGAGACTTGAGAGACTCTTTTTTCAAGATGTCCCTGTagaatttagatgttggccatcTGTCTCATTGTTTGTGCCCATTTCCACAATAGTTTAGGTTGTCTGAAGAACCTATTCTGTGAAGCCATGCCCATACCCTCAGCAGACGCCCAGAGTGCAGTATGGTCGTTCGACAAGCAGCTCCCATTAGGGTTTCCTCTGTTTCACTTCAAGACTATTAACAATACATATCAGACGTGTAAGGAGCTGGACAGTTGTTGGAGTACAGTTTTGAGAATTCTTCATTTTAGCCTAATATTGACATTGCAATGTTTTTAGAGTTGTATGTTTTTATGTTCTCTCTAGAATGAGAGGCGGGAGACTAATGCCTCTCTGTCAGTAGCTATAGATCCTTGTCATTAGGGTCCAACTCTGCAAGGCCTCAGTGTTGTCACCTGTTTCTGACCATCCTCTTATTAACATGGCCTTTCTCTTATTGGTTGGTTTTGAATAGCCTAGCCTCTATGCAGCTTCTGTCTTGTGTCGCTTTGTCATTTATTTGTTGAATGGGCAACATTTGAAATGAAAGTGCATTGAAGTTTTTTCTAACAGCACTATTATATACTGTTTTTTTATTACTTATACAATGAGAAAAAACAGAACGCTGTGTTAGCAACGTGTAGAAAAAAATAATTCCTGTCTCAAGCATCAAACAGTATTGTCAGTTGGTGTTGAAAGggaaacttattttttaactatttatatatttttcttttgagTTCTTTTTTCATTGgcattttatttgccacattttagGCAATGCAATTTTATCTCAAAAGTACTTATCGTTGAAAAAATTGAAGTTTAAAAGAAGCACAAAAATACCTATTTGTTCAGTGGTTAATATTTTAATAATTATTTGTATGATTTCTGATAAATAAACAGGAGAACATTTCTACTACTTCAGCTTTTTAGCCAAAATATAAGGATTACTGATGTACCCAGTTGGAAGATGTTTTAATGTATGGATAATTTGTAAATATTGTTTACAAGACCATGTGTTTATTAGGACTATGTTATTTTTGGTAAACTCTGTACATATCCTGAAAATGTCCTGTTTGTGTGAAAAACATACTTCTGTATTTGTACCTAttttgtaaaataataaataaactgtTTACTAAATTAAGCAGACACAGATTTTTGTGATTTGAGTACAATTTCTTTGAATATCCATAATATCCATATCCATCTGTAATATGTTTAGTAACACTTGATACCATACAGTACAGTTCTGTAGTTAAAGCAGAGTAACTGGATTTGGTAGTACAGCTTTATTAAAGTACTGTACTTAAATTGTGTAGCTGTAGCTTAAGTGTTGTAATTACTGTACTATATAACAGGTTAGCATGTTAGCTACGCATAGTAATCAGTTTCTCTTAATTATTTAAATCTAACCACAAAATCAACAGTAATGTTTTTACAAGACAGTTAGTTGTACCCAAACTGAAATTGACTATTGAAACCAACTTCATATCCATTTACTAGCATTACACATGCTAAGTACAAATTGAGTTAAGTACCAGTACTAGAGACCAAGAAGAAGTCCCCTCCGGATTCTACTGCTAATTAAGCGGCAGCATTTTGAAAAGACCAAAACGTTTAACTCGGTGCAAAACACAGGGATTTGGGAGCAGATTCTGGCGGGGGGGGTTTTCTAGATGCAGCAGCAGGCCCATTTGAAAGTCCCTTTGGCCCCTCAGACTGCTGATCTTGATTTAACCCCTAACGTCCCCTACTTTACCCACACAGCGACTAAACTGGTGCACTGCAAAGATATGTTTGTGCGGGGTCTGACACATTTTTCTGGTGATTATAGTATATTGAGAGTTCACTACAAGTCAAACTGAAAAGTTAATGACCACATAAGAAACCACAAGAGATCTGTTTTACATGTAACTGCATGAGGTGTAGTGTATTTTCCCTCTTGAAAGAGACAGTGTTAGTGCAGATGAAAGGAGGAAAAAACAACACCCTATTATCCAAGAAATGACACAAAGAGGACCGAGGCAGACAGGGCCGAGGCAGACAGGGCCGAGGCAGACAGGACCGAGGCAGACAGGACCGAGGCAGGCAGGACCGAGGCAGGCAGGACCGAGGCAGACAGGACCGAGGCAGACAGGACCGAGGCAAAGAGGACCGAGGcagaaaatatacagtacatccttTTATTATCGCAAATATGCAAGAAAAATCAAATGGACACACTGTAAGTGAACACATGCCCTTTAATACCACAGTctaattattaaaacattttaaataatatacattttgtaCCTTAAGTATACCCTTTTGAAATGTGTTTAATCCATATGTACACAACATAATGCTTGCAAATTGGaaattattttcattatttttgtttCGTAGTAAATGAGAGGACTTAGAGGTCTCTTTTTTAATAAGACGGTCAAGGGCTCAGTAAAAGCCAGAGTCCTGATAACAATTTAATATACAAACAACTGTACAACTGCCCTCCGGTCTCTGGACTTCACACCACACAGAGAAGTGGTAGGACTCCTTGTTAATTATGGTCTACCAACTTACTGACCACAAATTACTAAAAGAAAATggtacactctcagaaaaaaagagTGCTATGTGGCACCATGTGTCCCTGTAGGGGAACCATCTGAAAAAaggttccagatagaaccattTAAGATCAGATAGAGCTATTTCtggttccaaatagcaccctttaACAGGTTCTATTTGGAATCCAGGTTCTATTTGGAACCCAAAACAGTTATATCTGGAGCCAACTTTCAGGGGGTTCTCCTACAGGGACAAATGGTGCTGCACAGGACtcctttttttctgagtgtatgtgtgaaaacatacaatatgttcgAGGAAATGGCCCAGTAATGTATGAGGTATCTGTGAGAACCTGCCAGCTGTAAGAGGTATTGTTGAGTTGCTTTACTCTTGTGTCAACAAGGAAGTGAACTGATGAAGGTGAGCTAAATGCTGCCACATACTGTAACTATTCAGAACCATTGAGAACTGagccggttaccttcagatgttGAAGTTGAATCTAGAGATACCAGAGGACATAAAGTAGGGAGGGAATGTTTGTTTGGTCTGGTGCGGTGTGGTGCAGTCCAGTGAGCCATGGGGGTAACGTTAGGAGGGTGCTCTGTACAGAAGGGAATGTGATGACGCAGTGGGGGGCACAACCCTTGTCTCTACTGGCATTGCTGAGGAGCTGGGAGTGCATGGGAGCCCGGGGGACCCGCTGGGCTCTGAAGCCCCACATCCCTCAGCAACATGAAAGGCCTGGTTGGCCATTCCCTTTGAGGCGACTGGATGCAAGGGCCCAGGCCAGTAGCAGGTCAGAACAAAGAGGAGCCTGATTGGGAGGGAGGCCCCCCAGGAGGTCTGTGCTGCCTTCTGGACTTCTTGGAGCTAAACTAACTAACCCTGGCCATCTTTAAGAACTGAAGACGGAAGAAGTCCTGGGGCTTGTTTAATCAGTGGACATCCACAGAGAGGACACTGAACACTAGGACCAAGAGGAGAGTTGGTTTGTGTCTAATTAAAGTACCATCCCAtttgaaattaaaaaaaataatttttgtAATGTTTAGTGAAACACACACCATAGGAGGTTTCAAAGCAAACTCATTAACAAGCCGGTGCTGAACCAAGATCAGAATGGGCCTCTTTTTGATCAATTATTTTGGAATGGAAGAAACACAGTTACACAGACAGTATGACAACTTTATACTCTTTCTTTCTTGTTTCTCTCTTTGATCCACAAATGTAGAGAATCAACCCATGGAATCACAGCAGGATAGAGTAAGTGCCTCCCACTCTTTTTCTCTGTAAACAATGCTCTGATGCTCAGCTTACAGTTCATTTTAGGTTATGCTGCTGCAGACACGTGAAGAGTGATTGAAATAATCCTGCCTTAGAAATTAAATGAGAGACAGTCAGCAAGACAAACATCAGGGGCTTCCATGATTGAAGTATTGAATTGAATTGTTGAAGTATTGAAGTATTCTTTC
This sequence is a window from Salvelinus sp. IW2-2015 unplaced genomic scaffold, ASM291031v2 Un_scaffold3410, whole genome shotgun sequence. Protein-coding genes within it:
- the LOC112075806 gene encoding transcription initiation factor TFIID subunit 4-like, whose protein sequence is MQQQEIALVRQRDANLTALAAIGPRKKRKMDSPGATPSGTEVPGSSVGSPGAASSPSTSSQRQRQRITRVNLRDFIFYMEQEKETAHSLLLYRALLK